The Colletes latitarsis isolate SP2378_abdomen chromosome 14, iyColLati1, whole genome shotgun sequence genome has a segment encoding these proteins:
- the Ssrp gene encoding structure specific recognition protein, whose product MDFLEYPDVIAEVKGAMTPGRLKLTDQHLIFKNQKTGKVEQISASDMEMVNYQKFIGTWGLRIFLKNGTLHRFRGFKDTDQEKIAKFFAQNYKKDMLEKELSLKGWNWGTARFNGSVLSFDVGHHTAFEIPLYDVSQCNTGKNEVTLEFHQNDDAPVSLMEMRFHIPISDSADQDPVEAFHQQVMDKASVISVSGDAIAIFREIQCLTPRGRYDIKIFQSFFQLHGKTFDYKIPMSTVLRLFLLPHKDSRQMYFVVSLDPPIKQGQTRYHYLVLLFSQEEETSIELPFSEKELKEKYEDKLPKELSGPTYEVLGKVMKVIINRKITGPGNFMSHSGALAISCSFKAAAGHLYPLERGFIYVHKPPIHIRFEEIASVNFARGGGSTRSFDFEIELTSGVVHTFSSIEKEEYGKLFDFITSKKLRVKNRGKSDKLSYDNDFGNSDQEDEPDAYLARVKAEAQERAAEDNQDSEEESTDEDFNPNQDESDVAEEYDSNPNTSESENDSDASGKSQKKEKKEKKKTKSAKTVSEKPRKSRKQKKEKDENKPKRPPTAFMIWLNSTREKIKADNPGIAVTEIAKKGGEMWRELKDKSEWEEKAAKAKKEYAISIKEYKASGGGSQTNDKKEKVDKKKKDIKKESPSKLLSKSSFKSKEYISEDESSSDENSKKSGKKHSDEDSDEEKEKKKGDKRSADDNDDKVTKKTKKTESDEGSEEEPIESTPPSSDVESKDSD is encoded by the exons ATGGATTTCTTAGAATATCCCGATGTAATTGCAGAAGTCAAAGGAgctatg ACTCCTGGACGACTGAAATTGACCGATCAAcatctaatttttaaaaatcagaaGACAGGCAAAGTAGAACAAATTTCAGCATCTGATATGGAAATGGTAAATTATCAGAAATTCATCGGTACCTGGGGTTTGcggatatttcttaaaaatggaactttacataggTTTCGTGGCTTCAAGGATACA GATCaggaaaaaattgcaaaattctttgcacaaaattacaaaaaagatATGTTAGAAAAAGAACTCAGTTTAAAAGGTTGGAATTGGGGCACAGCTAGGTTCAATGGTTCTGTTTTAAGTTTTGATGTTGGTCATCATACAGCTTTTGAAATTCCACTTTATGATGTTTCTCAATGTAATACCGGAAAGAACGAAGTTACATTGGAATTTCATCAG aACGACGATGCTCCCGTAAGTTTAATGGAAATGAGATTCCATATTCCAATTAGCGATAGCGCAGATCAAGATCCAGTAGAAGCATTTCATCAGCAAGTCATGGACAAAGCTTCTGTTATTAGTGTCAGTGGAGATGCTATTGCCATATTTAGAGAAATTCAATGCCTTACACCTCG tGGCCGTTATGATATAAAGATATTTCAGTCATTCTTTCAATTACACGGTAAAACTTTTGATTACAAAATTCCAATGTCAACAGTTTTGAGGCTTTTCCTTCTACCACACAAGGATAGCAGACAGATGTATTTTGTG GTCAGTTTAGATCCACCTATTAAACAGGGTCAAACTCGTTATCACTACTTGGTGTTATTGTTCAGCCAAGAAGAAGAAACTTCTATTGAATTACCTTTTTCCGA GAAAGAATTGAAAGAAAAGTATGAAGATAAATTACCAAAAGAGTTGTCGGGACCAACATACGAGGTGTTAGGAAAGGTAATGAAAGTAATAATTAATAGAAAAATTACTGGACCGGGAAATTTCATGAG tCACTCTGGAGCACTTGCAATTAGTTGTTCCTTCAAAGCAGCTGCAGGTCACTTATATCCTCTAGAAAGAGGTTTCATTTATGTTCACAAACCTCCAATTCACATACGCTTTGAAGAAATAGCATCTGTAAATTTTGCTCGTGGTGGAGGCTCGACCAGATCGTTTGATTTTGAAATTGAATTAACCAGTGGTGTGGTTCACACATTCAGTAGTATTGAAAAAGAAGAGTATGGGAAACTTTTCGATTTTATTACATCGAAGAAACTCCGTGTTAAAAATAGAGGCAAGAGC gATAAATTGAGTTACGATAATGACTTTGGAAACAGTGACCAAGAAGACGAACCGGATGCTTACTTGGCAAGAGTTAAAGCTGAAGCACAAGAACGGGCTGCAGAAGATAACCAGGATTCCGAAGAAGAATCTACCGATGAAGATTTCAATCCTAATCAA GATGAGAGTGATGTGGCAGAGGAATATGACAGTAATCCCAATACTTCGGAAAGTGAAAATGATTCTGATGCTTCCGGAAAGAGTCaaaaaaaagagaagaaagAGAAGAAGAAAACGAAATCTGCAAAAACGGTG TCAGAGAAGCCTAGAAAATCCAGAAAgcaaaagaaagaaaaggaCGAGAATAAACCCAAGAGACCACCAACTGCTTTCATGATTTGGTTAAATAGTACTCGAGAGAAAATTAAAGCAGATAATCCTGGAATTGCGGTTACAGAGATTGCCAAGAAAGGAGGAGAAATGTGGAGAGAGTTGAAAGACAAATCT GAATGGGAAGAGAAAGCAGCAAAGGCAAAAAAAGAGTATGCAATTTCGATAAAAGAGTACAAAGCCAGTGGTGGAGGTAGTCAAACCAACGATAAGAAAGAAAAAGTAGataagaaaaagaaagataTAAAGAAAGAATCTCCTAGTAAGCTTCTATCAAAAAGCAGTTTCAAAAGTAAGGAGTATATTAGCGAAGATGAAAGTAGTAGTGATGAAAATAGCAAG AAATCAGGAAAAAAACACTCTGATGAAGACAGTGATGAAGAAAAAGAGAAGAAGAAAGGAGACAAACGTAGCGcg GATGATAATGATGATAAAGTaacaaagaaaacaaaaaaaaccgagtctgacgagggcagtgaAGAAGAACCTATTGAAAGCACTCCACCATCCAGTGATGTAGAATCTAAGGATAGTGACTAA
- the Dph5 gene encoding diphthine methyl ester synthase, with the protein MLHVIGLGLGDATDVTVKGLEIIRKCDRVYLESYTSILNTTLKDLEQFYGRSVFVADRELVESNAAEILPKHEKETVAFLVIGDPFGATTHSDLILRAREENIEVKVIHNASILTAIGCCGLQLYRFGETISIPYWSKDWRPNSFYERIVSNKQRNLHTLCLLDIKVKEPTPETITKKKKEYMQPRFMSVSEAASQLIETFQEKAKETAEELVLDESTIVVGLARVGWDNQRIVACSLREMASVDLGPPLHCLIIPATELHPLESEFLMQYALLKQHTL; encoded by the exons ATGTTGCATGTGATTGGTTTGGGCCTTGGCGATGCAACGGATGTTACTGTAAAAGGTCTTGAAATTATTCGAAAGTGTGATCGTGTTTATTTGGAATCGTACACGTCCATCTTAAACACTACATTGAAAGATTTG GAACAATTCTATGGACGTTCGGTATTCGTAGCTGACAGAGAACTAGTCGAGTCTAATGCGGCCGAGATATTACCGAAACATGAGAAAGAAACAGTTGCTTTTCTTGTGATTGGCGATCCGTTTGGTGCTACTACGCACTCAGATTTGATATTACGAGCTCGAGAAGAAAACATAGAA GTAAAAGTTATTCACAATGCATCTATTTTGACTGCAATTGGTTGTTGCGGTCTCCAACTATATCGTTTTGGAGAAACAATTTCCATTCCATACTGGAGCAAAGATTGGCGACCTAACAGTTTTTACGAAAGAATTGTATCCAACAAACAAAGGAACTTGCACACACTTTGTTTGTTAGATATTAAAGTGAAGGAACCCACTCCAGAAACTATAactaaaaagaaaaaggaatatATGCAGCCACGATTTATGAGTGTTTCAGAAGCTGCTAGTCAACTGATTGAGACATTCCAGGAAAAAGCCAAAGAAACTGCAGAAGAATTAG TTCTCGATGAGTCTACCATTGTAGTGGGGTTAGCTCGTGTAGGCTGGGATAATCAACGTATCGTTGCCTGTTCTCTTCGAGAAATGGCATCGGTCGATCTCGGCCCGCCTCTTCATTGTTTAATTATTCCTGCAACGGAATTACATCCTCTGGAATCAGAGTTTTTGATGCAATATGCATTGTTGAAGCAACACACactataa
- the LOC143350199 gene encoding uncharacterized protein LOC143350199, producing the protein MALPETGFVIAPQIPRGLAPAVEGLAREILRHQPRDIYTFAAHHFEQLVKLREKERIIGVSKISDRVSYNGKDCILIGHSNVDPHDSKYHSDRRIINFIEETAAKELRRPTKLSKRRKEATNRSGWSINETVKVIKRHDYENNAKKKKHGNTRVSEKTNEKEIHNCPEQCSPRSSKKITRCRFLRSSSAGDILAKSINRQHKGIREKFCDCITDAANTSKIEIEYAGNGKNLKRQKSADQIEWICSSGDPRRSQSLVNVRSKRNGSDAEKGTRRNRLDRLEKLETGGVRNAEVVEREAKDSEKEEIFDVTQTDILENIGVDRKISEDVSPTKREAALETSVVLPSVVPRQSSSRYSRNGSRNDAYESIEQNDPNNLVLPPISSDATKPIKRENNLTLPALATATEIQRDSNIENEKPLEISDRNSADAPVENEHGNGKDAASIETETSDRDILEELEITRCSDSRGLEVDEIFKDSLNVTPDSVELPQRPDSLEHVEDGDASTAVVEEFPESNELKKKLIEIEMVERSIENTLVSSVTGVACYDNDRSTVSSPMKHSSRSGSEETHTDAINEAKEDSIEKQRLAETPGNDNEGIEAETNQKKSDAAETLSSKDGDVDRSEVGGTSGNPSKDIDLTCYVLTEGSPCEIPESVTTVIISDKTLRDDNTVYEQDHETIDDVSRSGRTTLRRVRRETQREESHHDANPFGEYICPETYEYSRSMDAYNVEFLRDIKAADDKMAVYHDLGNIKEEEENEKEALDKLNTRSTMLSSDIVAIESDSVGETLEAGGNRNEVESITEASSSNLDRSSTDVESTSPRVTCTTDVHSETFEGNSPRVEDTGEQNEQRKTSSSIDVPGPYVPELNLDSLRDATISSIEDRSDSRNLENQSEKETDDDITLREGEKTLSLSDTPESEKKAASDEDSSKSKFLRKELSIDHDVRVENDTEDCLIELEDKCIGTVSENNGKDSPNVEEEIAKELIEILTLETPIAQEEVKTENNTVDSMNDSSRSNCTNQPTDNSDLAIELDPCINEIGSIDRPSTGTSSLREKTNGDVCEKYEEGRIDTEDRSSSERRDDVESNVDEIVHVSRSVSLETAEQVATDRVDSLVENQDRSVKGQDSEVSDLENKSLDAAARRIQYWARRFLVGKRRLRNIDKQQSQQDSPSPAEDPSATSSSTRESNEKQIKELAVSDDQHQECSGERGKSEDNEIPETPKKAENEEWLITEKEELETQQTDTISTSINLRHTGEFHDSLPLPLFEVSKGQLSTKDVRALNNTRETTNPWFSLEPGASCFNSESPRAGVFFAFDFSNAFRPVETKPDDSKYYLNFPPCIVRVERSFDETNATSDDTTIKLVDSDDIREPLALDEAPKSLFIEEILDVDQEKQHASTDSCKTVIDFPNGDDERSADETVHIDRNTNLCENLSPDSSAIESDKSLKDETNKKVENVEETESPSTQN; encoded by the exons ATGGCGCTACCGGAAACGGGATTTGTAATTGCTCCTCAAATACCTCGAGGCTTGGCTCCTGCCGTCGAAGGACTTGCAAGGGAAATATTGCGACACCAACCCCGCGATATTTATACATTTGCGGCCCATCATTTCGAACAGTTGGTGAAATTACGAGAAAAGGAGCGTATCATTGGCGTTTCGAAAATATCCGATCGCGTATCGTACAACGGCAAAGATTGTATCTTGATCGGCCATAGCAACGTCGATCctcatgattccaaataccatagCGATCGAAGAATCATAAATTTTATTGAAGAAACGGCAGCAAAGGAACTAAGAAGACCGACGAAACTATCGAAAAGAAGAAAGGAGGCAACGAATAGAAGCGGCTGGTCTATAAATGAAACTGTCAAGGTAATCAAAAGGCACGACTACGAGAACAATGCCAAAAAGAAGAAACATGGGAACACGCGAGTGTCTGAGAAAACGAATGAGAAGGAGATTCACAACTGTCCCGAACAATGTTCGCCGCGTTCTTCGAAGAAAATCACACGGTGTCGATTTCTCCGGTCTTCGTCCGCCGGGGATATACTTGCGAAATCTATTAACCGCCAGCATAAAGGAATACGAGAAAAGTTCTGCGACTGTATCACTGATGCGGCGAATACGTCCAAAATAGAAATCGAGTACGCAGGGAATGGTAAaaacttgaaacgacaaaaaagCGCCGATCAGATCGAGTGGATATGCTCGTCCGGGGATCCGAGAAGAAGTCAATCTCTCGTGAATGTTAGATCGAAAAGAAATGGATCGGACGCGGAGAAAGGAACGCGACGAAATCGATTGGATCGGTTAGAAAAGCTCGAGACCGGTGGCGTTCGAAACGCAGAAGTCGTCGAAAGGGAAGCGAAAGATAGCGAGAAGGAGGAAATATTCGATGTCACGCAAACCGATATCTTGGAAAATATCGGTGTCGATCGAAAAATCTCCGAAGATGTGTCGCCAACGAAACGAGAGGCCGCGTTGGAGACGTCTGTCGTTCTTCCGTCAGTCGTCCCGAGGCAAAGTTCTAGCAGATATTCGAGAAATGGCTCGCGAAACGACGCGTACGAATCTATCGAGCAAAACGATCCAAACAATTTGGTTTTGCCGCCCATTTCGAGCGACGCGACGAAACCGATCAAGAGAGAAAATAACTTGACGTTACCGGCTTTGGCGACGGCCACGGAGAttcaacgtgattcaaatatcGAGAATGAAAAGCCTTTGGAGATTTCTGATCGTAATTCAGCGGATGCGCCGGTGGAGAACGAGCACGGAAACGGAAAGGATGCCGCGAGCATCGAAACGGAGACCAGCGACAGGGACATCTTGGAAGAATTGGAAATTACGCGATGCTCGGATTCACGGGGACTGGAAGTCGATGAAATATTTAAGGATAGCTTGAACGTGACGCCAGATTCGGTTGAACTTCCCCAGAGGCCGGATTCGTTGGAGCACGTAGAAGACGGGGACGCGTCAACGGCGGTGGTCGAGGAATTTCCTGAATCGAACGAGCTTAAGAAGAAGTTAATTGAGATAGAAATGGTTGAGAGGAGTATCGAAAATACTCTGGTTTCTTCCGTAACGGGAGTAGCATGTTACGACAACGATCGATCTACGGTGTCGTCTCCGATGAAACATTCGTCGCGTTCAGGGTCGGAAGAAACTCATACCGACGCGATAAACGAAGCGAAGGAAGATTCTATCGAAAAGCAGCGGCTCGCGGAAACACCAGGAAACGACAACGAAGGCATCGAAGCTGAAACAAATCAAAAAAAGTCGGATGCCGCGGAAACTTTGTCCTCGAAAGATGGGGATGTCGATCGATCGGAAGTTGGAGGAACATCCGGCAATCCATCGAAAGACATAGATCTTACGTGTTACGTTCTTACGGAAGGTTCTCCCTGCGAGATACCAGAATCGGTAACAACCGTGATCATCTCGGATAAAACGCTTCGGGACGATAATACGGTTTACGAGCAAGATCACGAAACGATCGATGATGTTTCTCGTTCGGGAAGGACAACATTACGTCGTGTTCGTCGTGAAACGCAGAGAGAAGAATCTCATCACGACGCAAATCCTTTCGGAGAGTATATATGCCCGGAAACTTATGAATATTCGAGGAGCATGGATGCATATAACGTTGAGTTTTTACGGGACATAAAAGCTGCTGACGATAAAATGGCCGTCTATCACGATCTTGGAAACATTAAAGAGGAAGAGGAAAACGAGAAAGAAGCATTGGATAAATTGAATACACGATCTACGATGTTATCTAGCGACATTGTTGCCATAGAATCCGATTCGGTGGGAGAAACGTTAGAGGCGGGCGGAAATAGGAACGAAGTGGAATCGATTACCGAGGCAAGTTCGAGCAATTTGGATCGAAGCAGCACCGACGTTGAAAGCACGTCGCCTCGAGTCACGTGTACGACGGACGTACATTCAGAAACGTTCGAAGGAAATTCCCCGAGAGTCGAAGATACGGGGGAACAGAACGAACAACGAAAAACGTCTTCTTCGATCGATGTACCCGGACCGTACGTGCCCGAACTGAACTTGGATTCTCTTCGAGACGCAACGATATCTTCGATCGAAGATAGAAGCGATTCGAGGAATCTTGAAAATCAATCGGAGAAGGAAACTGACGACGATATTACTCTTCGCGAAGGCGAGAAAACTTTGTCCTTGTCAGATACTCCGGAATCGGAAAAGAAAGCAGCGTCCGACGAGGACTCGTCCAAGAGCAAATTTCTTCGCAAAGAACTTTCCATCGATCACGATGTTAGGGTCGAGAATGACACCGAAGACTGTCTTATCGAGCTCGAAGACAAGTGCATAGGTACGGTTAGCGAGAACAATGGAAAAGATTCTCCTAACGTCGAAGAGGAGATTGCAAAGGAATTAATAGAGATCTTGACTCTCGAAACGCCGATTGCTCAAGAAGAAGTCAAGACTGAGAATAATACTGTTGACTCGATGAACGACTCGTCGCGCTCGAATTGTACGAATCAACCAACAGACAACAGCGATCTTGCGATCGAACTTGATCCTTGCATCAATGAAATAGGATCTATCGATCGCCCTTCGACCGGAACAAGTTCTCTTCGAGAAAAGACAAACGGCGATGTTTGTGAAAAATATGAAGAAGGAAGAATTGATACCGAAGATCGTTCGTCGAGCGAAAGAAGAGACGATGTCGAAAGCAATGTCGATGAAATCGTGCATGTTTCTCGTTCGGTGTCCCTCGAGACAGCCGAGCAAGTAGCAACCGATAGAGTCGATAGTCTTGTAGAAAATCAAGATCGATCGGTAAAGGGTCAAGATTCCGAAGTTTCAGATTTAGAAAACAAGTCATTGGATGCGGCTGCTAGAAGAATTCAATACT GGGCACGAAGATTTCTAGTTGGCAAGCGTCGACTACGAAACATCGATAAGCAACAAAGTCAGCAAGATTCCCCGAGCCCCGCGGAAGATCCCAGTGCAACGTCGTCTTCGACTCGAGAGTCCAACGAA aaacaaatcaagGAGTTGGCTGTTTCGGACGATCAGCACCAGGAATGTTCCGGCGAACGAGGGAAATCCGAAGATAACGAAATACCTGAGACTCCTAAAAAGGCAGAGAACGAGGAATGGTTGATAACCGAAAAAGAAGAGTTAGAAACGCAACAAACAGACACGATAAGTACATCGATCAACTTAAGGCATACTGGGGAATTTCATGATTCTTTACCGTTACCTCTTTTCGAAGTCTCCAAGGGCCAACTATCGACCAAAGACGTTCGCGCTCTGAACAACACGCGCGAAACTACAAATCCTTGGTTCTCCCTCGAGCCCGGTGCATCGTGTTTCAATTCCGAATCTCCACGAGCGGGCGTTTTCTTCGCCTTCGATTTTTCGAATGCCTTTCGACCGGTCGAAACCAAGCCAGATGATTCTAAATATTACTTAAATTTTCCACCCTGTATCGTCCGTGTCGAGCGGTCCTTCGACGAGACCAACGCGACCAGCGACGATACGACGATAAAACTTGTCGATTCCGACGATATTCGTGAACCGTTAGCGCTCGACGAAGCACCAAAGTCCCTCTTTATAGAAGAGATTTTGGACGTCGACCAAGAGAAGCAACACGCGTCGACGGATTCGTGCAAGACGGTGATCGACTTCCCTAATGGCGATGATGAACGATCGGCCGATGAAACGGTACACATCGACAGAAACACTAATCTGTGCGAGAATTTGTCTCCTGACTCTTCTGCGATCGAGAGTGACAAAAGTCTAAAGGATGAGACGAATAAGAAGGTGGAAAATGTTGAGGAAACTGAGTCTCCGAGCACGCAAAACTAA